One Cryptococcus neoformans var. grubii H99 chromosome 3, complete sequence genomic region harbors:
- a CDS encoding CDP-diacylglycerol-glycerol-3-phosphate 3-phosphatidyltransferase gives MHRPARGALRISTRLATRPPLSFALIHSRPYSLSATESPPNLQPHQYTAFERLSTALSLKQPCFGARGDEVELLTGPEVFYSRLLDMIKGAKRRILISSLYIGAEEGELVEAIQAALTNNPQLRVVFILDYHRATRLATSTNLPPSTAHLLLPLVERFPDRCEVWLFRSPKLKGLMEKIVPARYDEGWGTWHGKWYGADDEVIISGANLGRSYFTNRQDRYIHFRSNPSLLSYLSSLTRLFTQYSYLLHHSPPPHISPYNTVPLPSPENPDNSKPSSFPVSIRPRASLIWPSSSINPRKFSLHALATLTAFQNSWRASNSARSRRVDVDTWFWPVLQAGVLGIKEEERAMAEVWKAVKESHEGEQNESRKVEVDLTSGYFGLYKKYKQLVVESPASVKIIAASPKANGFYGSKGFSRLIPEGYTLLESRFHRDTVRAGRTWDVEKGTGVRLKEWEREGWTYHSKGLWVSPPNSKPFLTFVGSSNLSTRSLTLDTELSMVMMTSSPTLRRALDTELKHLDEYATQVGEETWKLEERQVSWLAWLLVALGVEGML, from the exons ATGCACAGGCCAGCCCGCGGCGCCCTCCGCATCTCCACACGCCTGGCCACTCGGcctcccctttctttcGCCCTCATACACTCCCGCCCATACTCGCTCTCCGCCACAGAGTCCCCGCCAAACCTACAGCCGCATCAGTACACAGCCTTCGAACGCCTATCAACTGCACTCTCCTTAAAACAGCCATGTTTTGGCGCCAGAGGGGACGAAGTAGAACTCCTGACGGGGCCAGAAGTCTTCTACAGCCGGCTCTTGGACATGATCAAGGgggcgaagaggagaatATTGATCAGCAGTCTGTATATCGGAGCCGAGGAGGGAGAGCTC GTTGAGGCCATACAAGCCGCTCTGACGAACAATCCACAGCTGCGTGTAGTCTTTATTCTCGATTACCATCGTGCGACCCGTCTAGCTACGTCGACCAACTTACCCCCTTCTACCGCTCATCTTTTATTACCCCTCGTAGAACGTTTCCCTGACCGATGCGAAGTGTGGCTGTTTAGAAGTCCAAAATTGAAAGGACTAATGGAGAAGATCGTACCTGCGAGATATGACGAAGGATGGGGCACATGGCATGGCAAGTGGTATGGCGCAGACGATGAAGTGATAATAAGTGG AGCCAACCTCGGTCGCTCGTATTTTACAAATAGACAAGATAGATATATCCATTTCCGATCCAACCCTAGCCTGTTATCTTATCTCTCATCATTAACTCGACTATTCACGCAATACTCTTATCTTCTGCATCattcaccaccacctcaCATCTCCCCCTACAACACCGTTCCGCTCCCCTCACCCGAGAATCCGGACAATTCGAAACCCTCGAGCTTTCCAGTTTCAATTCGACCCCGTGCCTCTCTCATATggccctcttcttccatcaatcCCCGCAAGTTCTCCCTTCACGCACTAGCCACGTTGACAGCCTTTCAAAACTCTTGGCGTGCCTCCAATTCTGCCAGATCGCGTCGAGTAGACGTTGATACTTGGTTTTGGCCTGTCCTTCAAGCTGGGGTGTTGGGtatcaaagaagaggaaagggcCATGGCAGAAGTCTGGAAGGCCGTAAAGGAAAGTCACGAAGGGGAGCAGAACGAATCCAGAAAAGTGGAAGTAGATTTGACAAGTGGATATTTTGGTCTGTACAAGAAGTACAAGCAGTTGGTGGTGGAATCACCGGCATCCGTTAAGATCATTGCAGCGTCACCAAAG GCGAACGGATTTTACGGGTCCAAAGGATTCTCTAGGCTCATCCCAGAAGGCTACACTTTGCTGGAAAGCAGATTTCACCGAGATACTGTCAGGGCTGGTAGAACTTGGGACGTGGAGAAAGGTACAGGCGTGAGATTAAAAgagtgggagagagaaggatggacaTACCATTCAAAAG GGCTTTGGGTTTCGCCGCCCAATTCAAAGCCATTCCTCACATTTGTCGGCTCGTCAAACCTTTCCACCCGATCACTCACACTCGACACTGAGCTGTccatggtgatgatgacttCTTCCCCTACTTTACGGCGGGCTCTTGATACCGAGTTGAAGCACTTGGACGAGTACGCGACGCAGGTAGGTGAAGAGACCTGGAAGCTGGAGGAGCGGCAGGTCAGTTGGTTGGCTTGGCTTTTGGTAGCGCTTGGAGTCGAGGGAATGTTATAA
- a CDS encoding cytochrome P450 monooxygenase pc-2 has product MKGGRFLLPALFKTLLLPPLIAALFTHHFPSLSLSFTALIYLLSFPALYVFRSYTSLVASSWKASALGAIDIPRVRGTWPLNIDVLLNWAKSGTADEVGRMMVLMVRQYGGTYNTRVLGEDQIISSDPRVIKHVLIDDFDNFVKGQKFKERAQDFLGDGIFNSDGDNWKFHRSFMRPFFHPTYISPLHLATSVQNFFTRLPSYGEAFDIQARIGQLALELAMMWLCGEDMSAGASNVARTEEWKRAKGQISWAMTEAQKIVGKRVKIGTVWPLFELTHDPLERPMKVIRAFFRPIISEALNRKRQRCKLDNTEDVYMIDRLVEATDDIKLVEDQLINVFLASRDTLASLLTFSAYAIVLHPDIAARLKDEVFTVANQESEVTKDTVRQLRYCRAFINEVLRLFPPVPLNIRRTLRPSLLPTPNHLAYMPANTSIILATILMQRDPAVWGEDAQVFNPDRWLEGGLGKEREGFVSWNLGPRMCLGQSLALTITHTFLVYFFRHIAHVGTLVGQNITTQLAPDAQPPETALPKEWMTLEGGDGRARGGRDRVWIVADVVLAIKGGLWIRFGAEGTE; this is encoded by the exons ATGAAAGGAGGTCGGTTCCTTCTACCTGCACTCTTCAAAACGCTCCTTCTGCCTCCTCTTATCGCCGCTCTGTTCACTCACCATTTTCCCTCGCTATCCCTGTCCTTTACGGCACTTATCTACCTCCTATCATTTCCCGCTCTGTATGTATTTCGCTCCTACACATCTTTAGTTGCGTCTTCTTGGAAGGCATCAGCACTTGGAGCTATAGATATTCCTCGGGTCAGGGGTACATGGCCACTGAACATCGATGTTCTTTTAAATTGGGCCAAGAGCGGCACTGCAGATGAAGTTGGCAGAATGATGGTGCTGATGGTAAGGCAATACGGTGGGACATATAATACCAGGGTCCTGGGTGAAGATCAG ATCATTTCTTCTGATCCCAGAGTCATAAAACATGTCCTAATTGACGACTTCGACAACTTTGTGAAAGGACAGAAATTCAAAGAAAGGGCTCAAGACTTTTTGGGAGATGGTATCTTCAACTCGGATGGTGATAATTGGAAATTT CATCGTTCGTTCATGCGTCCATTTTTCCACCCAACGTACATTTCACCACTCCATCTCGCAACCAGTGTACAAAATTTCTTCACCAGACTACCATCATACGGAGAAGCGTTTGACATACAAGCCCGCATTGGGCAGCTAGCACTCGAATTGGCCATGATGTGGCTATGCGGGGAGGACATGTCTGCGGGCGCCAGCAATGTCGCGCGGACAGAAGAGtggaaaagggcaaagggGCAAATTAGTTGGGCTATGACGGAGGCTCAAAAGATTGTAGGGAAAAGGGTCAAAATTGGGACAGTCTGG CCGCTTTTCGAACTCACTCATGATCCACTGGAAAGACCGATGAAGGTTATTCGTGCCTTTTTCCgtcccatcatctctgaAGCTCTAAACCGGAAGAGGCAAAGATGTAAATTGGACAACACAGAAGATGTTTACATGATAGATCGACTAGTTGAGGCCACCGACG ACATAAAATTGGTGGAGGATCAATTGATCAATGTCTTCCTGGCTTCGCGAGATACT CTTGCCTCACTGCTCACATTTTCTGCCTATGCGATTGTGCTCCATCCTGATATCGCAGCTAGGCTTAAAGATGAAGTCTTTACAGTTGCTAATCAAGAAAGTGAGGTTACCAAGGACACTGTCCGCCAATTGAGATACT GTCGAGCGTTTATCAACGAAGTACTCCGTCTTTTTCCCCCTGTTCCCCTCAA caTTCGTCGCACTCTCCGCCCTTCATTGCTACCCACACCCAATCACTTAGCTTACATGCCCGCAAATACTTCTATCATACTCGCCACCATATTGATGCAACGGGATCCGGCGGTATGGGGCGAGGATGCACAGGTGTTTAACCCCGACAGATGGTTGGAAGGAGGGCtagggaaagagagagagggtTTCGTGAGCTGGAACCTTGGGCCTAGGATG TGTCTCGGCCAGTCATTGGCGTTGACTATAACGCACACCTTCCTGGTATATTTCTTCCGGCATATTGCTCACGTAGGTACTTTGGTCGGCCAAAATATCACTACCCAATTGGCCCCTGATGCTCAGCCACCGGAGACGGCTCTTCCAAAAGAGTGGATGACGCtcgaaggtggtgatggGCGCGCCAGGGGAGGTCGAGATAGGGTATGGATAGTTGCTGACGTCGTCTTGGCCATAAAG GGTGGCCTTTGGATTCGATTTGGCGCAGAGGGAACGGAATAA
- a CDS encoding cytochrome P450 monooxygenase pc-2, variant, with amino-acid sequence MKGGRFLLPALFKTLLLPPLIAALFTHHFPSLSLSFTALIYLLSFPALYVFRSYTSLVASSWKASALGAIDIPRVRGTWPLNIDVLLNWAKSGTADEVGRMMVLMVRQYGGTYNTRVLGEDQIISSDPRVIKHVLIDDFDNFVKGQKFKERAQDFLGDGIFNSDGDNWKFHRSFMRPFFHPTYISPLHLATSVQNFFTRLPSYGEAFDIQARIGQLALELAMMWLCGEDMSAGASNVARTEEWKRAKGQISWAMTEAQKIVGKRVKIGTVWPLFELTHDPLERPMKVIRAFFRPIISEALNRKRQRCKLDNTEDVYMIDRLVEATDDIKLVEDQLINVFLASRDTLASLLTFSAYAIVLHPDIAARLKDEVFTVANQESEVTKDTVRQLRYCRAFINEVLRLFPPVPLNIRRTLRPSLLPTPNHLAYMPANTSIILATILMQRDPAVWGEDAQVFNPDRWLEGGLGKEREGFVSWNLGPRMVGNML; translated from the exons ATGAAAGGAGGTCGGTTCCTTCTACCTGCACTCTTCAAAACGCTCCTTCTGCCTCCTCTTATCGCCGCTCTGTTCACTCACCATTTTCCCTCGCTATCCCTGTCCTTTACGGCACTTATCTACCTCCTATCATTTCCCGCTCTGTATGTATTTCGCTCCTACACATCTTTAGTTGCGTCTTCTTGGAAGGCATCAGCACTTGGAGCTATAGATATTCCTCGGGTCAGGGGTACATGGCCACTGAACATCGATGTTCTTTTAAATTGGGCCAAGAGCGGCACTGCAGATGAAGTTGGCAGAATGATGGTGCTGATGGTAAGGCAATACGGTGGGACATATAATACCAGGGTCCTGGGTGAAGATCAG ATCATTTCTTCTGATCCCAGAGTCATAAAACATGTCCTAATTGACGACTTCGACAACTTTGTGAAAGGACAGAAATTCAAAGAAAGGGCTCAAGACTTTTTGGGAGATGGTATCTTCAACTCGGATGGTGATAATTGGAAATTT CATCGTTCGTTCATGCGTCCATTTTTCCACCCAACGTACATTTCACCACTCCATCTCGCAACCAGTGTACAAAATTTCTTCACCAGACTACCATCATACGGAGAAGCGTTTGACATACAAGCCCGCATTGGGCAGCTAGCACTCGAATTGGCCATGATGTGGCTATGCGGGGAGGACATGTCTGCGGGCGCCAGCAATGTCGCGCGGACAGAAGAGtggaaaagggcaaagggGCAAATTAGTTGGGCTATGACGGAGGCTCAAAAGATTGTAGGGAAAAGGGTCAAAATTGGGACAGTCTGG CCGCTTTTCGAACTCACTCATGATCCACTGGAAAGACCGATGAAGGTTATTCGTGCCTTTTTCCgtcccatcatctctgaAGCTCTAAACCGGAAGAGGCAAAGATGTAAATTGGACAACACAGAAGATGTTTACATGATAGATCGACTAGTTGAGGCCACCGACG ACATAAAATTGGTGGAGGATCAATTGATCAATGTCTTCCTGGCTTCGCGAGATACT CTTGCCTCACTGCTCACATTTTCTGCCTATGCGATTGTGCTCCATCCTGATATCGCAGCTAGGCTTAAAGATGAAGTCTTTACAGTTGCTAATCAAGAAAGTGAGGTTACCAAGGACACTGTCCGCCAATTGAGATACT GTCGAGCGTTTATCAACGAAGTACTCCGTCTTTTTCCCCCTGTTCCCCTCAA caTTCGTCGCACTCTCCGCCCTTCATTGCTACCCACACCCAATCACTTAGCTTACATGCCCGCAAATACTTCTATCATACTCGCCACCATATTGATGCAACGGGATCCGGCGGTATGGGGCGAGGATGCACAGGTGTTTAACCCCGACAGATGGTTGGAAGGAGGGCtagggaaagagagagagggtTTCGTGAGCTGGAACCTTGGGCCTAGGATGGTTGGTAATATGCTATAA